The following proteins are co-located in the Brevibacillus laterosporus DSM 25 genome:
- a CDS encoding helix-turn-helix domain-containing protein, whose protein sequence is MVHQNVERVRRAKGITKTHLAKILGLSLQGYRHITCGQVRLDVERLQIIANVLDVEPGIFFDDELTDSVIKSMNQSKTA, encoded by the coding sequence ATGGTTCATCAGAATGTCGAGAGAGTCAGGCGGGCAAAAGGAATCACGAAGACGCATTTGGCAAAGATACTAGGGCTATCATTACAGGGATATAGACATATTACGTGCGGGCAGGTGAGGCTTGATGTAGAACGCTTGCAGATTATTGCAAATGTATTAGACGTTGAACCAGGCATTTTTTTTGATGATGAACTAACGGATTCAGTTATAAAATCTATGAACCAATCTAAAACAGCTTGA
- a CDS encoding helix-turn-helix domain-containing protein codes for MPLIGQRIKELRKKKKWTQQELATRVNVSPQVISNWERSYTNPNHDDIYRLSESLEVSADYILFGSKHTKLVKEASSPYSDFEALYLSELEQLSEEDRKKALEHIRYLRYVANQKQQDHDK; via the coding sequence ATGCCATTGATCGGTCAACGAATCAAAGAGCTGCGGAAAAAGAAAAAATGGACGCAACAGGAATTGGCTACTCGTGTAAACGTCTCACCACAAGTCATTTCTAACTGGGAGAGATCTTACACGAATCCCAATCATGATGATATTTATCGACTGTCTGAATCATTAGAAGTTTCTGCTGACTACATCCTTTTTGGCAGTAAGCATACTAAGCTGGTTAAAGAGGCTTCTAGCCCCTATTCTGATTTTGAAGCATTATATTTATCTGAATTAGAACAGCTATCAGAAGAAGATAGGAAAAAGGCGCTGGAACACATCCGTTACCTGCGTTATGTAGCAAATCAAAAACAACAGGATCACGACAAGTAG
- a CDS encoding pyridoxal phosphate-dependent decarboxylase family protein, giving the protein MIKDTMLETEFLLPHEDNVETLFNKTALLQKQLQATNHLNPKFSTKAFHYKEDLENCYMPETGKHTEEVFTSLAEMFEGSIRPHSPYSLFNMVPSPLLDTVAATTMTQLYNSNSLMDAFGGKTILFEQRIARAIGRLVGWEQSHGISCNGGKLTLFYAIKSAISKIAPESRREGIPNDLVVVTNEGAHYCVEHVCSILGLGADQCIRIGTTKDWRMDVTKLKQVLHEQLAKGKRIAAVVCCGGTTINFACDDTNEVYQCVEQVFTETKQTYFPYFHLDSVIGWLWFTFMGLSEKEWEQKIENPEIRGKIKRAVEKMQGVSRFDSFGVDMHKNGLCPYSTSLFVSKTDECFNRLNEGSYTYGENDYEFGNFRAYRYTIENSRPASGIAAAWVAMNRLGRVGFQEYLVQLHTLRIKFKEELEKVSGISVINRASLGWELVFTISFNRIRLHSSHFDFSEIAKTFIQYCWNETNKGRELPLISIVPEFKVNPEDNMKIAFLLYPMSLFSEDHISKIVSKLAACIYEFEMKVTSGEIGVENRLLEKPIR; this is encoded by the coding sequence ATGATAAAAGACACAATGCTAGAAACAGAATTTTTACTTCCACACGAAGATAATGTAGAGACATTATTCAATAAGACAGCCCTCCTTCAAAAACAGCTTCAAGCGACGAATCATCTAAATCCTAAATTTTCTACAAAAGCATTTCATTATAAAGAAGATCTAGAAAACTGCTATATGCCAGAAACAGGGAAACATACAGAAGAAGTATTTACGAGTCTTGCTGAAATGTTTGAAGGCAGTATTCGTCCACACTCACCCTATTCGCTCTTTAATATGGTTCCCTCACCTTTGTTAGATACAGTAGCAGCAACAACAATGACGCAATTATACAATTCCAATAGTTTAATGGATGCTTTTGGTGGCAAAACGATCTTATTTGAGCAACGCATAGCCAGAGCCATTGGTCGTTTAGTAGGCTGGGAGCAATCACATGGCATCTCTTGCAATGGCGGAAAATTAACACTTTTCTACGCAATAAAATCAGCCATTTCAAAAATCGCCCCTGAATCAAGACGTGAAGGCATCCCAAACGATCTCGTGGTTGTAACAAATGAAGGAGCACACTATTGTGTTGAGCATGTTTGTTCCATACTTGGATTAGGAGCAGATCAATGTATTCGTATTGGAACAACAAAAGATTGGCGCATGGATGTAACCAAGCTAAAACAGGTTCTACACGAGCAGCTCGCTAAAGGAAAACGCATTGCAGCCGTTGTCTGTTGCGGTGGTACCACGATTAACTTTGCTTGTGATGATACGAATGAGGTTTACCAGTGTGTTGAGCAGGTTTTTACAGAAACAAAGCAAACCTATTTTCCCTATTTTCATTTAGATAGTGTTATCGGATGGCTGTGGTTTACTTTTATGGGACTAAGTGAAAAAGAATGGGAACAGAAAATCGAAAATCCTGAAATTCGTGGCAAAATTAAGCGAGCAGTAGAAAAAATGCAAGGTGTTTCTCGGTTTGATTCGTTTGGCGTGGATATGCACAAAAATGGTTTGTGCCCATACTCAACAAGTTTATTTGTTTCCAAAACGGATGAATGCTTTAATCGTTTAAATGAAGGTTCCTATACGTATGGAGAAAACGACTATGAATTTGGTAACTTCCGCGCCTATCGCTATACCATAGAAAATTCTCGTCCTGCTAGTGGCATCGCTGCTGCCTGGGTAGCAATGAACCGATTAGGAAGAGTAGGTTTTCAGGAATATTTAGTCCAGCTACATACGCTACGTATAAAATTTAAGGAGGAGCTTGAAAAAGTAAGCGGTATCTCTGTTATTAATCGTGCTTCCCTTGGATGGGAGCTAGTATTTACGATTTCATTTAATCGCATCCGCTTACATTCCTCCCATTTTGATTTTAGCGAAATTGCCAAAACGTTCATTCAATATTGTTGGAATGAAACCAATAAAGGACGCGAGCTTCCCTTAATTAGTATTGTACCAGAATTTAAAGTGAATCCAGAAGATAACATGAAGATTGCTTTCTTACTATATCCAATGTCTTTATTTTCAGAAGATCATATCTCAAAGATTGTAAGTAAATTAGCAGCATGCATCTATGAATTTGAAATGAAAGTGACTTCAGGAGAAATTGGAGTAGAGAATCGTCTCTTAGAAAAACCAATCCGCTAA
- a CDS encoding pyridoxal phosphate-dependent aminotransferase translates to MAKTYIQTLPEDAFSFIEEQLQRQTRPVISLAIGNPDGPPNPELVEKLKEYISNPSYHGYGDFTPDVGKKLKKAVASYYARRFGVSLCDETEVLDVLGTKEGIYYLLSSLLDEGDSVLVPSPSYSVYTNCLHLVGGVPIYFPCEKETFLPDLSQISKEDLQKARVMVLCSPGNPTATVLSKDFLAEAIALAKEFNFVIIHDLAYAEISYDGVEVPSILSLPGGRDVAVELYSLSKSCNVAGWRIGFALGNKTVLQGLRTMKFNVDFGMFLPFQCVAIDALDHMEYYASEQTKRYQERMDYFVPELQKLGWEVQKSPASFFLWTKIPSEYEEMGDRNFVSYLLDQAGILLSPGSGFGAGGAGYVRIALVKDMEVLQEVIARLQKMKVSVAT, encoded by the coding sequence ATGGCAAAAACCTACATCCAAACCCTGCCAGAAGATGCATTTAGTTTTATTGAGGAGCAATTACAAAGGCAAACAAGACCTGTCATTAGCTTAGCAATCGGGAATCCAGATGGTCCGCCCAATCCCGAATTAGTGGAAAAATTAAAAGAATACATTTCAAACCCAAGTTATCATGGCTACGGTGATTTTACTCCAGACGTTGGGAAAAAGCTAAAAAAAGCGGTTGCGTCTTATTATGCACGTCGATTCGGAGTCAGCTTATGTGATGAAACAGAGGTTTTAGATGTACTAGGAACAAAAGAGGGGATTTATTACCTGCTGTCCTCCCTATTAGATGAAGGAGATAGCGTTCTTGTTCCCTCCCCTTCATACAGCGTCTATACGAACTGTTTACATTTAGTGGGCGGCGTACCGATTTATTTTCCATGTGAAAAAGAAACCTTCTTACCAGACTTATCACAGATTTCGAAAGAGGATCTACAAAAAGCCAGGGTGATGGTCCTTTGTTCACCGGGAAATCCAACAGCAACCGTGTTATCTAAAGACTTTTTGGCAGAGGCCATTGCTCTTGCAAAGGAATTTAACTTTGTTATCATACATGATCTAGCTTATGCCGAAATCTCCTATGATGGTGTTGAGGTTCCTAGTATTCTTTCCTTACCTGGGGGAAGGGATGTCGCTGTTGAGCTATATAGTTTAAGCAAATCTTGTAACGTAGCTGGATGGCGTATTGGTTTTGCTTTAGGAAATAAAACCGTATTACAAGGGTTACGAACGATGAAATTCAACGTTGATTTTGGCATGTTCTTACCATTTCAATGTGTTGCCATAGATGCACTTGATCATATGGAATATTACGCATCTGAGCAGACGAAACGCTATCAGGAACGCATGGATTATTTTGTCCCAGAGCTTCAAAAGCTAGGCTGGGAGGTTCAAAAGTCACCAGCATCCTTCTTTCTTTGGACAAAGATTCCTAGCGAGTATGAAGAAATGGGTGATCGAAATTTCGTAAGCTATCTTTTAGACCAAGCGGGGATTCTCCTTTCGCCTGGCAGTGGATTTGGTGCAGGTGGTGCAGGATATGTGCGTATTGCACTTGTTAAGGACATGGAGGTGCTGCAAGAGGTCATTGCACGCCTACAAAAGATGAAGGTAAGCGTAGCAACATAA
- a CDS encoding EamA family transporter — MFRYSFLVLAGACSIGVLAIFVKFAYQMGFTLGEVIGSQYLTGWLLLLVLTLLFFRQRVPLKKAIVLFFAGTSASFTGICYYAALQTIPASIGIVLLFQFVWIGIIIESISTKTLPSKEKIISVLFLLVGTALSGGLLNQSVQSFEISGILLGLLSAVSFACYLFVSGKVAVDVPPFPRSVLLIAGALVLILIVFPPTFLYDGTLEKGLWKYALALGTFSIVIPSIAFSIGIPKIGSGLATILATAELPVTVILSVLILKEAVSVSQWIGVSFIFIGIAIPQLAHFVTRADKGEIPR; from the coding sequence TTGTTTCGTTATTCATTTCTTGTGTTAGCAGGAGCTTGTAGCATTGGTGTATTAGCCATATTTGTCAAGTTTGCGTATCAGATGGGCTTTACACTTGGCGAGGTAATTGGAAGCCAATATCTAACGGGATGGCTCTTATTACTTGTACTGACGTTATTATTTTTTAGACAGCGAGTCCCACTCAAAAAGGCAATTGTTTTATTTTTTGCCGGTACATCAGCTAGTTTCACTGGAATCTGTTATTATGCTGCATTACAAACGATCCCCGCTTCTATCGGCATCGTTCTCTTATTTCAATTTGTCTGGATCGGTATCATTATTGAGTCAATCTCCACCAAGACATTACCATCAAAAGAAAAAATCATCTCTGTGCTATTCTTATTAGTCGGAACTGCTCTTTCCGGTGGCTTACTGAATCAATCCGTTCAATCCTTTGAAATAAGCGGTATCCTCCTAGGATTATTGTCAGCTGTTTCGTTTGCCTGTTATCTTTTTGTAAGTGGAAAAGTGGCAGTGGACGTTCCGCCATTTCCGCGGAGTGTATTACTGATAGCGGGTGCATTAGTACTCATACTCATCGTTTTCCCACCGACCTTTCTCTATGATGGCACATTAGAAAAAGGTCTATGGAAATACGCACTAGCCTTAGGAACCTTTAGTATTGTAATCCCTTCGATTGCTTTCTCCATCGGGATTCCAAAAATCGGCTCCGGGCTTGCTACGATTCTAGCGACAGCGGAATTACCTGTTACCGTTATTTTATCTGTGCTTATTTTAAAAGAAGCTGTGTCTGTGTCGCAATGGATAGGTGTAAGCTTCATTTTCATCGGCATTGCCATCCCACAGCTAGCTCACTTTGTAACTCGTGCAGATAAAGGGGAAATCCCTCGATAA
- a CDS encoding SDR family oxidoreductase: protein MLNGKKVVVIGGSSGIGLETAKLALAEGADVVIASRSEEKLQEAKKKLGKNVTTYMLDLTQEMQVQSFFQQVGALDHLVITAAETSGGPFLEMEVGKARQLFDNKFWGQYYAAKYGAPNINVDGSITLFSGVVAYKSMIGSATLGAVNAAVANLGQTLALELSPVRVNVVSPGIIDTPSRSKMPEEARTSFYKDVANKLPVKRIGQPTDVAQGVMYLLHNDFVTGTTLHIEGGHILL from the coding sequence ATGTTGAATGGTAAAAAAGTTGTGGTTATTGGCGGGAGTTCTGGAATAGGCTTGGAAACGGCTAAGCTTGCACTAGCAGAAGGTGCTGATGTTGTCATTGCCAGCCGTTCTGAGGAAAAGCTACAGGAGGCCAAAAAGAAGCTAGGCAAAAATGTAACAACCTATATGTTGGATCTAACACAAGAGATGCAGGTGCAATCTTTCTTCCAGCAAGTAGGTGCACTTGATCATTTAGTTATTACTGCTGCTGAAACCTCTGGTGGTCCATTCCTTGAAATGGAAGTGGGCAAGGCACGTCAATTGTTTGATAACAAATTTTGGGGGCAATACTACGCCGCTAAATATGGAGCACCTAATATAAATGTAGATGGTTCCATTACCTTGTTTTCCGGTGTGGTGGCTTATAAATCTATGATTGGATCGGCTACGCTTGGAGCAGTTAATGCAGCTGTTGCCAATCTGGGTCAAACGCTAGCCTTGGAATTATCTCCTGTACGCGTGAATGTCGTCTCCCCAGGTATCATTGATACGCCATCACGCAGTAAAATGCCTGAAGAAGCACGTACTAGCTTTTATAAAGATGTGGCAAATAAGCTTCCTGTAAAACGAATAGGACAACCTACAGATGTAGCACAGGGCGTGATGTATTTGCTTCATAATGATTTTGTTACGGGGACCACTCTTCATATTGAAGGTGGGCATATCCTGCTATAA
- a CDS encoding winged helix-turn-helix transcriptional regulator, producing the protein MSTIEPIVLTKGIPGEICPIAKTLDVIGTKWTFLIIRDLLIQGTMRFSDLLKSMDGISPKTLSLRLKELEIQGVVARKVYPEVPPRVEYTLTDKGKQLEGIFIELKRFGLTL; encoded by the coding sequence ATGAGTACGATAGAGCCAATTGTATTGACTAAGGGAATACCAGGCGAGATATGTCCTATTGCCAAGACACTCGATGTGATTGGTACGAAGTGGACTTTTTTAATCATTCGCGACCTGCTTATTCAAGGAACGATGAGATTTAGCGACCTGCTCAAATCAATGGATGGAATTAGTCCCAAAACATTATCACTTCGTCTCAAGGAGCTGGAGATACAAGGGGTAGTAGCAAGAAAGGTGTATCCAGAGGTTCCTCCACGTGTGGAATACACGTTAACGGACAAAGGCAAGCAATTAGAAGGAATTTTTATTGAATTGAAGCGATTTGGACTAACGTTGTAA
- the ytaF gene encoding sporulation membrane protein YtaF produces MNWLLILGFAVSSSLDNLGVGISYGIRNIRIGFLSNCVIAGICFILSEIGIYFGQLLTAILPGILPVLIGALLLFVIGVRIILLAFPRKEQVLAISSEGGVNTRSIKGILQNPEEVDLDKSGGIGVGEAFILGIALAANAVTNGLSAGLMGLSPHAISLTAAIGSFITLWAGVALGKKVASIRIASFTLGQFGTIISGVMLLVIAANTLL; encoded by the coding sequence ATGAATTGGCTTCTCATACTAGGATTTGCTGTCTCATCGAGTCTCGATAATCTCGGTGTAGGAATATCGTACGGTATTCGCAATATTCGCATTGGCTTTCTTTCCAATTGTGTGATTGCTGGTATCTGCTTTATTTTGAGTGAAATTGGGATTTATTTCGGTCAGCTGCTGACAGCTATACTTCCTGGGATACTTCCCGTTCTGATAGGTGCTCTGCTTTTATTCGTTATTGGCGTACGGATTATCTTATTGGCATTCCCACGTAAAGAACAGGTTTTGGCAATATCAAGCGAAGGTGGCGTGAACACCAGAAGCATCAAGGGAATCCTGCAAAATCCTGAAGAGGTGGACTTGGACAAATCAGGAGGAATTGGAGTAGGTGAAGCATTTATTTTGGGAATTGCCCTTGCTGCAAATGCTGTTACCAATGGTCTAAGTGCAGGCCTAATGGGCTTATCTCCGCACGCTATTTCGCTAACTGCGGCGATAGGTAGCTTCATAACACTCTGGGCAGGAGTTGCTTTAGGAAAAAAAGTAGCCTCCATTCGGATTGCTTCTTTCACCTTAGGTCAATTCGGCACCATTATAAGTGGAGTGATGCTTTTGGTGATCGCGGCCAACACTCTGTTGTAA
- a CDS encoding helix-turn-helix domain-containing protein has product MPTIGLRIKALRKQKKWTQQELAARVNVSSQVISNWERAYTNPNHDDISRLAESLEVSADCILFGNKRPDLVKETASSYSAFEALFLSELDKLSEEDKQKALEHVRFLAYLAEQKQKNHDE; this is encoded by the coding sequence ATGCCAACGATCGGACTACGAATCAAAGCTCTCCGAAAACAGAAAAAATGGACACAACAAGAGTTGGCCGCTCGGGTAAATGTTTCATCACAAGTGATTTCTAACTGGGAAAGAGCCTATACAAATCCCAATCATGATGATATTTCTCGTCTAGCAGAGTCACTAGAAGTATCTGCTGATTGCATTCTTTTTGGTAACAAACGTCCCGACTTAGTCAAAGAAACGGCCAGCTCTTATTCTGCTTTTGAAGCACTATTTCTCTCTGAATTGGATAAGCTCTCGGAGGAAGATAAGCAAAAAGCACTAGAGCATGTCCGTTTTCTAGCTTATCTAGCAGAACAAAAACAGAAAAATCATGACGAGTAG
- a CDS encoding zinc-binding dehydrogenase gives MNGVVSGEHKATIVQEVGANHVIGSNHCNFIQQVHDVTDGKGAPIILDSISGEVSEKSMDCLASYGRVIHIQIGKHSSIVETAQAMHGWKVGKALAKSYYCFRNH, from the coding sequence GTGAATGGGGTTGTGAGCGGTGAACATAAAGCTACGATCGTACAAGAAGTGGGCGCCAACCATGTTATTGGCTCGAATCATTGCAATTTTATACAACAGGTACATGATGTGACAGATGGGAAAGGCGCCCCTATTATTCTGGATTCTATTTCCGGTGAGGTGTCCGAAAAAAGTATGGATTGTCTCGCCTCCTATGGTAGAGTAATACACATTCAAATCGGTAAACACTCCTCTATTGTAGAAACCGCACAAGCCATGCATGGATGGAAGGTAGGCAAAGCATTGGCAAAGTCTTATTACTGCTTTAGAAATCACTGA
- a CDS encoding aspartyl-phosphate phosphatase Spo0E family protein: MKDLKKVEHVLLYHRKRTPRTNLKYSAPIKSSSPLAGKRIQSYQTEDELHTDAENLRKKLVELVCKEGTFSSLAVLEMSQQLDEYIVHMQKRIKSYKH; the protein is encoded by the coding sequence ATTAAAGATCTAAAAAAGGTAGAGCACGTTCTACTCTATCATAGGAAAAGAACGCCTAGAACGAATCTGAAATACTCTGCCCCTATCAAATCCAGTAGTCCTTTAGCAGGAAAACGGATTCAAAGCTATCAGACTGAGGACGAGTTACACACAGATGCAGAGAATCTTAGAAAAAAATTAGTAGAACTGGTCTGCAAAGAAGGTACATTTTCAAGCCTTGCAGTCTTAGAGATGAGTCAACAATTAGATGAGTATATTGTCCATATGCAGAAAAGGATTAAATCCTACAAACACTAG
- a CDS encoding IS3 family transposase, producing MKPKDKCCFFELIKELSKKYSITLLCKITKVSRSGFYKWLSREKHPTSKQLVNEKLREMIMECHQEVKGIYGYPRIKVWLFRRYGLKVNHKRVYRIMKELGIQALIRKKRKFFGRKEKVVISENKLNRNFCASRPNEKWATDITYILFNGRRLYLSVIYDMYNNEVVAYKTSKRNDLRLVMDTVKLAIKKRDVSGVLLHSDQGYQYTSKQYNQFLQQYKIVASMSRKGNCLDNACIEGFFGHLKTECLYLHSFQTDKEVEEALHGYINFYNQQRFQSRLKNLSPIEYRTQVA from the coding sequence GTGAAACCGAAAGATAAATGCTGTTTTTTCGAGCTTATTAAAGAATTGTCTAAAAAGTATTCTATTACTTTATTGTGTAAAATTACGAAAGTATCTCGTAGTGGTTTTTACAAGTGGCTTTCTCGTGAGAAACACCCCACCTCAAAACAATTGGTAAATGAAAAATTAAGAGAAATGATCATGGAGTGTCATCAAGAGGTCAAAGGTATTTACGGGTATCCCCGAATAAAAGTGTGGTTATTTAGAAGGTACGGGCTAAAAGTCAATCATAAACGTGTGTATCGCATTATGAAGGAACTTGGGATACAAGCGCTAATCCGTAAAAAACGAAAATTCTTTGGGCGCAAAGAGAAGGTTGTCATCTCCGAAAACAAGCTGAATCGAAATTTTTGCGCCTCACGGCCAAATGAGAAATGGGCTACAGATATTACCTACATACTATTTAATGGTCGCCGTCTTTATCTGTCTGTCATATACGACATGTATAACAACGAAGTTGTTGCCTACAAAACAAGCAAACGTAATGATTTACGACTCGTAATGGATACCGTAAAATTAGCGATTAAAAAGCGGGATGTAAGCGGAGTCCTCCTACACAGTGATCAAGGATACCAGTACACCTCAAAGCAGTATAACCAGTTCCTTCAGCAATATAAAATCGTAGCAAGTATGTCTAGAAAAGGTAACTGTTTAGATAACGCCTGTATTGAGGGGTTCTTTGGGCATTTAAAAACAGAGTGTTTGTACCTTCATTCGTTTCAAACAGATAAAGAAGTGGAAGAAGCTCTTCACGGTTACATTAATTTCTATAATCAGCAACGGTTTCAATCTCGATTAAAAAACCTGAGTCCGATAGAATACCGAACTCAGGTAGCCTAG
- a CDS encoding transposase produces MGEIRKTYSKDFKLKAVRLYLSGEQGYKTLTRDLGISDPSILRRWVDHYRKEGIQGLDEKRGRTKNPLRGRPRIRPESTEEEIVRLRAENEFLKKWLGLEKR; encoded by the coding sequence ATGGGGGAAATTAGAAAAACATATTCAAAGGATTTTAAGTTAAAAGCCGTACGGCTTTATTTGAGCGGTGAACAAGGGTACAAAACACTTACAAGGGATCTCGGCATTAGTGACCCTTCTATTTTAAGAAGATGGGTTGATCATTATAGAAAGGAAGGTATACAGGGACTAGATGAAAAACGCGGGAGAACAAAAAATCCTCTTAGAGGAAGACCACGAATAAGGCCAGAGAGTACGGAGGAAGAGATAGTTCGATTACGTGCAGAGAACGAATTCTTAAAAAAGTGGCTAGGTCTAGAAAAGAGGTGA
- a CDS encoding manganese-dependent inorganic pyrophosphatase, whose amino-acid sequence MEKTLIFGHKNPDTDTICSALIYADLKTKLGANVEPVRLGNMNGETEFVLKYFNVEAPRLVETIATEAQDVILVDHNERQQSANDIDQVRVVEVIDHHRIANFETNHPLYFRAEPVGCTTTILNKMYKENGVEVTKTIAGLMLSAIISDTLLLKSPTCTEQDVKAAHELAAIAGVDLQAYGLEMLKAGADLSDKTISQLISLDSKEFAMGNSKVEIAQVNAVDVNDVLVNQAEIESHLTSIIEEKGLDLFLFVVTDILNNDSVGLAVGRATKAVEQAFNVTLEDNKALLKGVVSRKKQIVPVLTEAFSKM is encoded by the coding sequence ATGGAAAAAACACTAATTTTCGGACATAAAAACCCAGACACAGATACGATTTGTTCCGCATTGATTTATGCAGATTTAAAAACAAAATTGGGGGCAAACGTGGAACCAGTTCGTTTAGGCAACATGAACGGAGAAACAGAATTCGTCCTCAAATACTTTAACGTGGAGGCTCCACGCTTAGTAGAAACCATAGCGACAGAAGCTCAAGATGTTATCCTTGTAGATCACAATGAGCGTCAACAAAGTGCGAACGACATCGATCAGGTTCGCGTGGTTGAGGTTATTGATCATCACCGTATCGCTAACTTTGAGACAAATCACCCACTGTATTTCCGTGCTGAGCCAGTTGGATGCACGACTACTATTTTAAATAAAATGTATAAAGAGAACGGTGTAGAGGTAACGAAAACGATTGCTGGTCTTATGCTTTCTGCAATCATTTCTGACACGCTGTTGCTCAAATCCCCAACTTGCACGGAACAAGATGTGAAAGCAGCTCATGAACTAGCAGCAATTGCTGGGGTTGATTTGCAAGCCTATGGCTTAGAAATGTTAAAAGCAGGTGCAGACCTTAGCGACAAAACAATTAGCCAATTGATTTCTCTTGACTCAAAAGAGTTTGCTATGGGTAATTCCAAAGTGGAAATCGCTCAAGTAAATGCAGTTGATGTGAATGATGTGCTAGTTAATCAGGCTGAAATCGAATCGCATCTAACTTCTATCATTGAAGAAAAAGGGTTAGATTTGTTCCTATTTGTCGTGACAGATATTCTAAATAATGATTCCGTTGGCTTGGCGGTAGGTCGTGCTACTAAGGCTGTAGAGCAAGCATTCAACGTGACTTTAGAAGATAACAAAGCACTTTTAAAAGGTGTTGTATCTCGTAAGAAACAAATTGTACCAGTATTAACAGAAGCATTTAGCAAGATGTAA